The proteins below are encoded in one region of Streptomyces sp. NBC_00490:
- the serA gene encoding phosphoglycerate dehydrogenase encodes MSSKPVVLIAEELSPATVDALGPDFEIRQCNGADRAELLPAIADVDAILIRSATKVDAEAIAAAKKLKVVARAGVGLDNVDVSAATKAGVMVVNAPTSNIVTAAELACGLLLATARHIPQANTALKNGEWKRSKYTGVELAEKTLGVVGLGRIGALVAQRMSAFGMKVVAYDPYVQPARAAQMGVKVLSLDELLEVSDFITVHLPKTPETLGLIGDEALHKVKPSVRIVNAARGGIVDETALFSALKEGRVAGAGLDVYAKEPCTDSPLFELDEVVCTPHLGASTDEAQEKAGIAVARSVRLALAGELVPDAVNVQGGVIAEDVKPGLPLAERLGRIFTALAGEVAVRLDVEVYGEITQHDVKVLELSALKGVFEDVVDETVSYVNAPLFAQERGVEVRLTTSSESADHRNVVTVRGTLGNGEEVAVSGTLAGPKHLQKIVAVGEYDVDLALADHMVVLKYEDRPGVVGTVGRVFGEAGINIAGMQVSRSVAGGEALAVLTVDDTVPPAVLAELEVEIGATSARAVNLV; translated from the coding sequence GTGAGCTCGAAACCTGTCGTACTCATCGCTGAAGAGCTGTCGCCCGCGACCGTGGACGCGCTTGGCCCGGACTTCGAGATCCGGCAGTGCAACGGCGCCGACCGGGCCGAGCTGCTGCCCGCCATCGCCGACGTGGACGCGATCCTGATCCGCTCCGCCACCAAGGTGGACGCCGAGGCGATCGCCGCCGCGAAGAAGCTGAAGGTCGTCGCACGAGCCGGCGTCGGCCTGGACAACGTCGACGTCTCCGCCGCCACCAAGGCCGGCGTGATGGTCGTCAACGCCCCCACCTCCAACATCGTCACCGCCGCCGAGCTCGCCTGCGGTCTGCTGCTGGCCACCGCGCGCCACATCCCGCAGGCCAACACCGCGCTGAAGAACGGCGAGTGGAAGCGCAGCAAGTACACCGGCGTCGAGCTGGCCGAGAAGACCCTCGGTGTCGTCGGCCTCGGCCGCATCGGCGCGCTCGTCGCCCAGCGCATGTCGGCCTTCGGCATGAAGGTCGTGGCCTACGACCCCTACGTGCAGCCCGCGCGGGCTGCGCAGATGGGCGTGAAGGTCCTCTCCCTCGACGAGCTGCTCGAGGTCTCCGACTTCATCACCGTGCACCTGCCGAAGACCCCCGAGACCCTCGGTCTCATCGGCGACGAGGCCCTGCACAAGGTCAAGCCGAGCGTGCGCATCGTCAACGCCGCGCGCGGCGGGATCGTCGACGAGACGGCGCTGTTCTCGGCGCTGAAGGAGGGCCGCGTCGCCGGCGCCGGCCTCGACGTGTACGCGAAGGAGCCCTGCACGGACTCCCCGCTCTTCGAGCTCGACGAGGTCGTCTGCACCCCGCACCTCGGCGCCTCCACCGACGAGGCCCAGGAGAAGGCCGGCATCGCCGTCGCCCGCTCCGTGCGCCTCGCGCTCGCCGGTGAGCTGGTCCCGGACGCGGTCAACGTCCAGGGCGGCGTCATCGCCGAGGACGTCAAGCCGGGTCTGCCGCTCGCCGAGCGCCTCGGCCGGATCTTCACCGCGCTCGCCGGTGAGGTCGCGGTCCGCCTCGACGTCGAGGTCTACGGCGAGATCACCCAGCACGACGTGAAGGTGCTGGAGCTCAGCGCCCTCAAGGGTGTCTTCGAGGACGTCGTCGACGAGACCGTGTCGTACGTCAACGCCCCGCTGTTCGCGCAGGAGCGCGGTGTCGAGGTGCGCCTGACGACCAGCTCGGAGTCGGCCGACCACCGCAACGTCGTCACCGTGCGCGGCACGCTGGGCAACGGCGAGGAGGTCGCGGTCTCCGGCACGCTGGCCGGTCCGAAGCACCTCCAGAAGATCGTCGCGGTCGGCGAGTACGACGTCGACCTGGCCCTCGCCGACCACATGGTCGTCCTCAAGTACGAGGACCGTCCGGGCGTCGTCGGCACCGTGGGCCGCGTCTTCGGCGAGGCCGGCATCAACATCGCCGGTATGCAGGTGTCCCGTTCGGTGGCCGGCGGCGAGGCGCTCGCCGTCCTGACGGTGGACGACACGGTGCCCCCGGCGGTCCTGGCCGAGCTCGAGGTGGAGATCGGCGCGACGTCGGCCCGTGCGGTGAACCTGGTCTGA
- a CDS encoding MFS transporter encodes MTNPTSTSTGTLAGRREWTALTVLMLPLLLVSMDVSVLYFAIPSISADLEPSGTQQLWIFDIYAFVLAGLLMTMGSLGDRIGHRRLLVIGAAAFGAASLVAAYANSAETLIAARAVLGIGGATLMPSTMALLRTMFTDPGQRAKAIGLWSGVMTAGIALGSVMSGVLVEHFWWGSVFLVNLPAMALLLLLGPLLLPESRNPSPGRFDWLSVPLSMAAVLPVIYGLKEIPSEGWNVLYVLSITVGLLFAALFVHRQRTTAAPMIDPALFRGRGFAPAVALNLVSAFGILGSAYFTTQYLQSVLGKSALESALWALLPSVPIGAAAPIATALVQKGVNRAWVVTAGFAISACGFALLALAGTDSMWLVLVSCGVLAVGAVTVMSQIMDLAMGTAPVERAGTASSLMETGAEFGGALGMAVLGSIGTAVYRHDIPASAPDVAHETLGGALAVADQVPGLATVAREAFTHGMHWAAIAGAVLLAGAAVLAAVTLRGVEVREPVKEPEPDKVAA; translated from the coding sequence ATGACGAACCCGACGAGCACGTCCACCGGCACCCTCGCCGGACGCCGTGAATGGACCGCCCTCACCGTCCTGATGCTTCCGCTGCTCCTGGTCTCGATGGACGTCTCCGTCCTCTACTTCGCGATCCCGTCGATCAGCGCGGACCTGGAGCCGAGCGGCACCCAGCAGCTGTGGATCTTCGACATCTACGCGTTCGTGCTGGCCGGCCTGCTGATGACGATGGGCTCGCTCGGCGACCGTATCGGCCACCGCAGGCTCCTGGTGATCGGCGCCGCCGCCTTCGGCGCCGCCTCGCTGGTGGCGGCGTACGCGAACAGCGCCGAGACCCTGATCGCGGCCCGCGCGGTCCTCGGCATCGGCGGCGCGACCCTGATGCCCTCGACGATGGCCCTGCTGCGCACGATGTTCACCGACCCCGGCCAGCGCGCGAAGGCGATCGGCCTGTGGTCCGGCGTGATGACGGCCGGGATCGCGCTCGGCTCGGTGATGAGCGGGGTCCTGGTCGAGCACTTCTGGTGGGGCTCGGTCTTCCTGGTCAACCTGCCCGCGATGGCCCTGCTGCTGCTCCTCGGCCCGCTGCTGCTCCCCGAGTCGCGGAACCCCTCGCCCGGCCGCTTCGACTGGCTGAGCGTCCCCCTGTCGATGGCCGCCGTGCTCCCCGTGATCTACGGCCTCAAGGAGATCCCCTCGGAGGGCTGGAACGTCCTCTACGTCCTGTCGATCACCGTCGGTCTGCTCTTCGCCGCCCTCTTCGTCCACCGCCAGCGCACCACGGCCGCACCGATGATCGACCCGGCCCTGTTCCGCGGCCGCGGCTTCGCGCCCGCCGTCGCCCTGAACCTCGTCTCGGCGTTCGGGATCCTGGGATCGGCCTACTTCACCACGCAGTACCTGCAGTCGGTGCTCGGCAAGAGCGCGCTGGAGTCAGCCCTGTGGGCCCTGCTGCCGTCGGTGCCGATCGGGGCCGCCGCGCCGATCGCGACCGCGCTCGTCCAGAAGGGCGTCAACCGCGCCTGGGTCGTCACCGCGGGCTTCGCGATCTCGGCGTGCGGCTTCGCGCTGCTGGCACTGGCCGGTACGGACTCGATGTGGCTGGTGCTGGTCTCCTGCGGTGTCCTCGCGGTCGGCGCCGTCACCGTGATGTCCCAGATCATGGACCTCGCGATGGGCACCGCCCCGGTCGAACGGGCGGGCACCGCGTCCTCCCTGATGGAGACCGGCGCGGAGTTCGGCGGCGCGCTGGGGATGGCGGTCCTCGGCTCCATCGGTACGGCCGTCTACCGCCACGACATCCCGGCCTCGGCGCCCGACGTGGCCCACGAGACGCTGGGCGGGGCGCTGGCGGTCGCCGATCAGGTGCCGGGACTGGCGACCGTGGCCCGGGAGGCGTTCACCCACGGGATGCACTGGGCGGCGATCGCGGGGGCGGTGCTGCTGGCGGGCGCGGCGGTGCTGGCCGCGGTGACGCTGCGAGGTGTCGAGGTGCGGGAGCCGGTGAAGGAGCCGGAGCCGGACAAGGTTGCCGCGTAG
- a CDS encoding TetR/AcrR family transcriptional regulator codes for MGHREDLLEGAKRCLLEKGFARTTARDIVKESGTNLASIGYHYGSKDALLAEAYVSLAEGMGDAFEGDGTAMNAEPGSLERFQEVWSNVIATMREPGSIWHLSMEIVVMGDQLPEVRDYLARAQREAGRGFVPMLMGGREEDVSDDTADTLGMFYVTLMTGLIAQWHFDPKTAPSGEQLAEGLRQVIAGVNKS; via the coding sequence ATGGGACACCGTGAGGATCTGCTCGAAGGCGCCAAGCGGTGCCTGCTGGAGAAGGGCTTCGCGCGCACGACGGCGCGCGACATCGTCAAGGAGTCGGGGACCAACCTCGCCTCGATCGGCTATCACTACGGCTCGAAGGACGCGCTGCTGGCCGAGGCGTACGTGTCGCTGGCCGAGGGGATGGGCGATGCCTTCGAGGGGGACGGAACGGCCATGAATGCCGAACCCGGTTCCCTCGAACGTTTCCAGGAGGTGTGGTCGAACGTCATCGCCACCATGCGGGAGCCCGGCTCGATCTGGCATCTCAGCATGGAGATCGTGGTCATGGGCGACCAACTGCCCGAGGTGCGCGACTACTTGGCGCGGGCCCAGCGGGAGGCCGGGCGGGGATTCGTGCCGATGCTCATGGGTGGGCGTGAGGAGGACGTCTCGGACGACACCGCGGACACCCTCGGCATGTTCTACGTGACGCTCATGACGGGGCTCATCGCCCAGTGGCACTTCGATCCGAAGACCGCGCCCAGCGGGGAACAGCTCGCCGAGGGGCTGCGCCAGGTGATCGCCGGGGTCAACAAGAGCTGA
- a CDS encoding dipeptide/oligopeptide/nickel ABC transporter ATP-binding protein produces the protein MSTPLLAVRDLVVRHGAVTAVDRVGFSLEAGETLALNGPSGCGKSSTALAVLQLRRPTSGEVRFEGRELTTLTERELRPLRPRMQPVFQDPYGSLSPRHRIRDAVAEPLKVQGRWNASSGPARVAGLLDRVGLDPSYGDRYPHELSGGQCQRAGIARALASEPRLLVLDEPVSALDPSVRAGVLNLLADLRDELGLGYLFICHDRAVVRHFADRVLEMREGRISSC, from the coding sequence GTGAGCACACCCCTTCTCGCCGTCCGCGACCTCGTCGTCCGCCACGGTGCCGTGACCGCGGTGGACCGTGTCGGCTTCTCCCTGGAGGCCGGCGAGACCCTCGCCCTGAACGGCCCCTCCGGCTGCGGAAAGTCCTCCACCGCGCTGGCGGTGCTTCAGCTGCGCCGCCCGACCTCCGGCGAAGTCCGCTTCGAGGGCCGGGAGTTGACGACCCTGACGGAACGCGAACTCCGCCCCCTGCGCCCGCGTATGCAGCCCGTCTTCCAGGACCCCTACGGCTCCCTCAGCCCCCGCCACCGCATCCGGGACGCGGTGGCGGAACCGCTGAAGGTCCAGGGCCGCTGGAACGCCTCGTCCGGTCCCGCCCGGGTGGCCGGACTCCTGGACCGGGTCGGCCTCGACCCGTCGTACGGCGACCGGTATCCGCACGAACTCTCCGGCGGCCAGTGCCAACGCGCCGGGATCGCCCGGGCGTTGGCCTCCGAGCCGCGCCTGCTGGTGCTGGACGAGCCGGTGTCGGCGCTGGACCCGTCGGTGCGGGCCGGGGTGCTGAACCTGCTGGCCGACCTCCGGGACGAGCTGGGGCTCGGCTATCTGTTCATCTGCCACGACCGGGCCGTCGTACGGCATTTCGCGGACCGTGTCCTGGAGATGCGGGAGGGACGGATCAGCTCTTGTTGA
- a CDS encoding ABC transporter ATP-binding protein: protein MESEALLSVRDLRIAFDGVEVVRGLSFDIRPREVLAVVGESGAGKSLTARALLGMLPKDATATGTVRPDLSAERGSRIALVPQDALSALSPVHPVGDQLAAAVRSVARVSRKEARARAVAALDRVGIPDAARRARSYPHEFSGGMRQRAVVAMATINEPDILVADEPTTALDEERREQVLRVLAEQREAVGAALVLVTHDLDVVRRHADRALVMYAGRLTELGPAREVLARPRAPYTAGLLASLPQNARGRRLPALPGTPPAPGTLSPGCAFAPRCPLATDTCRREEPEPRRVEGRLVSCHHWERV from the coding sequence TTGGAGTCTGAGGCACTGCTGTCGGTACGCGATCTGCGGATCGCCTTCGACGGCGTCGAGGTCGTGCGCGGACTGTCCTTCGACATCCGCCCGCGTGAAGTGCTGGCGGTCGTCGGCGAGTCGGGCGCGGGCAAGTCCCTGACCGCCCGGGCGCTGCTGGGCATGCTGCCCAAGGACGCGACGGCGACCGGGACCGTCCGGCCGGACCTCTCGGCCGAGCGCGGCAGCCGCATCGCCCTGGTCCCCCAGGACGCCCTGTCCGCCCTCTCCCCCGTGCACCCGGTGGGCGACCAACTCGCCGCCGCCGTACGGTCGGTGGCCCGCGTCTCCCGCAAGGAGGCCCGGGCGCGCGCGGTCGCGGCACTCGACCGGGTGGGCATCCCGGACGCCGCGCGGCGGGCACGGTCGTATCCGCACGAGTTCTCCGGCGGTATGCGCCAGCGCGCGGTCGTCGCGATGGCCACGATCAACGAACCGGACATCCTGGTCGCCGACGAACCCACCACCGCCCTCGACGAGGAACGCCGCGAGCAGGTGCTCCGGGTCCTCGCCGAGCAGCGGGAGGCGGTCGGCGCCGCGCTCGTCCTGGTCACGCACGACCTGGACGTCGTACGGCGGCACGCGGACCGCGCGCTCGTCATGTACGCCGGCCGGCTGACCGAACTCGGCCCGGCACGGGAGGTGCTGGCCCGTCCCCGGGCCCCGTACACAGCGGGCCTGCTGGCGTCCCTCCCGCAGAACGCCCGAGGGCGCCGTCTGCCCGCCCTCCCCGGCACACCCCCGGCCCCGGGCACGCTTTCGCCGGGCTGCGCCTTCGCCCCGCGCTGCCCGCTCGCCACCGACACCTGCCGCCGCGAGGAACCCGAACCGCGGCGCGTGGAGGGGCGGTTGGTCTCCTGCCACCACTGGGAGAGAGTGTGA
- a CDS encoding ABC transporter permease subunit, whose protein sequence is MTRVLCLLGTVTAVGLLPWLSGRDPALTVLRARSAEQEPTKEALDAVRQDLGLDTGPLSLLGSWASELLHGDLGTSWVSGTDVLASVVSGLQVSLALMGAAFAVAVLLAGALVAPVLVRGRRSAGAFAAMLAAVPEFLLATVALLLCGVWLGWLPTSGWQGPAYMVLPALALGVPAGGLLGRLVADALPAVLDERWVELWRGAGVGRARVCAAALRRVLPPLVPQFGMAAVGLTGGAVAVETVFAVPGIGRTALGAAKSQDLPLLQGAVLALLLLGLAVGALSALTRRRLLGPALRDASLTLPPARPVRTHPAIPSALFAVLALAIGWGLLRDPYAIETANRLASPTGVHPLGTDGLGRDVLARLGHGAASTVGTAAAVCLLSLLVALVFGFLPGVAAGAADIANALPPVIVGILVAAAAGPGTGGAALAVALISWPPLAAHAASLVQEVRASSFLMAQRAIGAPPLWILTRHVLPSVAAPVARHALLRLPGIALALASLGFLGLGAQPPAPEWGLLLDESRAYVERAPWAALAPAVALALLAGLAVSGASYAQGRSGTKGRRAVKEIPVGV, encoded by the coding sequence GTGACCCGGGTCCTGTGCCTGCTCGGGACCGTGACCGCCGTCGGGCTGCTCCCCTGGCTCTCCGGCAGGGACCCGGCGCTCACCGTCCTGCGCGCCCGTTCCGCCGAGCAGGAGCCGACGAAGGAGGCCCTGGACGCCGTACGACAGGATCTCGGCCTCGACACGGGTCCCCTTTCGCTGCTGGGGAGCTGGGCGTCCGAGCTGCTGCACGGGGACCTCGGGACCTCGTGGGTGTCGGGTACCGATGTGCTGGCGTCCGTCGTGTCCGGGCTCCAGGTGTCGCTGGCGCTGATGGGCGCGGCCTTCGCCGTCGCGGTGCTGCTCGCGGGGGCACTGGTCGCGCCCGTGCTGGTACGGGGGCGCAGGTCGGCCGGGGCCTTCGCGGCGATGCTGGCCGCCGTGCCCGAATTCCTGCTGGCCACCGTCGCGTTGCTGCTCTGCGGGGTGTGGCTGGGATGGCTGCCCACCTCCGGCTGGCAGGGTCCGGCGTACATGGTCCTGCCCGCCCTCGCGCTCGGCGTCCCCGCGGGCGGGCTGCTCGGACGGCTGGTCGCGGACGCGCTGCCCGCCGTGCTCGACGAGCGGTGGGTGGAGCTGTGGCGCGGGGCCGGGGTCGGCCGGGCCCGGGTCTGCGCGGCCGCCCTCCGACGCGTACTGCCGCCTCTGGTCCCGCAGTTCGGGATGGCCGCCGTCGGGCTCACCGGGGGCGCGGTCGCCGTGGAGACGGTGTTCGCGGTGCCGGGGATCGGGCGCACGGCGCTGGGGGCCGCCAAGTCGCAGGACCTGCCGCTGCTCCAGGGGGCGGTGCTCGCCCTGCTGCTGCTCGGTCTGGCCGTGGGGGCACTGTCCGCGCTCACCCGGCGCCGGCTGCTGGGTCCGGCCCTGCGGGACGCCTCGCTCACCCTGCCACCCGCCAGGCCGGTCCGTACCCACCCGGCGATCCCCTCGGCCCTGTTCGCCGTCCTCGCCCTGGCGATCGGCTGGGGTCTGCTGCGCGACCCGTACGCGATCGAGACCGCGAACCGGCTGGCCTCTCCCACCGGGGTGCATCCGCTCGGCACCGACGGCCTCGGCCGTGACGTCCTGGCCCGGCTCGGGCACGGCGCCGCCTCCACCGTCGGCACGGCCGCCGCCGTCTGTCTGCTGAGCCTGCTGGTCGCGCTGGTGTTCGGTTTCCTGCCCGGTGTCGCGGCGGGCGCGGCGGACATCGCCAACGCCCTGCCCCCGGTGATCGTCGGCATCCTGGTCGCCGCGGCGGCCGGACCCGGCACGGGCGGTGCGGCCCTCGCGGTTGCCCTGATCTCGTGGCCGCCGCTGGCCGCGCACGCGGCGTCGCTGGTGCAGGAGGTCCGGGCGTCCTCCTTCCTGATGGCCCAACGCGCCATCGGCGCACCGCCCTTGTGGATCCTGACCCGGCACGTCCTGCCCTCGGTCGCCGCGCCCGTCGCCCGGCACGCGCTGCTGCGGCTGCCCGGCATCGCGCTCGCCCTGGCCTCACTGGGCTTCCTGGGCCTGGGCGCCCAGCCACCCGCCCCGGAGTGGGGCCTGCTGCTCGACGAGTCCCGCGCCTATGTCGAACGCGCCCCCTGGGCCGCCCTCGCCCCGGCGGTGGCGCTGGCCCTGCTGGCGGGGCTGGCGGTGTCGGGGGCGTCGTACGCGCAGGGCCGCAGCGGCACGAAAGGCCGGCGAGCCGTGAAGGAGATCCCCGTTGGAGTCTGA